One window from the genome of Thermus sediminis encodes:
- the purB gene encoding adenylosuccinate lyase, with amino-acid sequence MIARYQTPEMAALWSEESRYRMWALVEAYALEAWEALGQVPRGLAKRLLEKLEEKPLTEAFAGRVAEIEASTRHDLVAFTRALTEWTGDEEVGRYLHLGLTSSDIVDTAQNALLVKALDLVLEELRGVEEALERLALRYRHTPAIARTHGVHAEPTAFGLRFLSFLAAFARDKERLGRAKETIGVAMLSGSVGNYAHVPPEVEAHVAGRLGLRPEPVSTQVVPRDRHAEVLAALAILGGNLERVAVELRHLQRTEVLEVEEPFREGQTGSSSMPHKKNPVGLENLTGVARLLRGYLGPALEDIALWHERDISHSSVERVILPDATTLAHYALRRLRGILLGLVVHEENLWRNLDLTRGLVYSQGVLNALIQRGLSRDQAYAIVQRNALRSWEEKRPLAELLEEDPENPLKGEALKALFDPAPFLRHVEAIYARFGL; translated from the coding sequence ATGATCGCCCGCTACCAGACGCCAGAGATGGCCGCCCTCTGGTCGGAGGAGAGCCGCTACCGCATGTGGGCCCTGGTGGAGGCCTACGCCCTCGAGGCCTGGGAGGCCCTGGGCCAGGTGCCCCGAGGTTTGGCGAAAAGGCTCTTGGAGAAGCTTGAGGAAAAGCCCCTCACCGAGGCCTTCGCCGGGAGGGTGGCCGAGATAGAGGCCTCCACCCGCCACGACCTCGTGGCCTTCACCCGGGCCCTCACCGAGTGGACCGGGGACGAGGAGGTGGGCCGCTACCTCCACCTGGGCCTCACCAGCTCCGACATCGTGGACACGGCGCAAAACGCCCTGCTGGTCAAGGCCCTGGACCTGGTCCTAGAGGAGCTAAGGGGGGTGGAGGAGGCCCTAGAGCGCCTCGCCCTCCGCTACAGGCACACCCCCGCCATCGCCCGCACCCACGGGGTCCACGCCGAGCCCACGGCCTTCGGCCTTCGCTTCCTCTCCTTCCTCGCCGCCTTCGCCCGGGACAAGGAGAGGCTAGGGCGGGCCAAGGAGACCATCGGCGTGGCCATGCTCTCGGGCTCCGTGGGCAACTACGCCCATGTCCCCCCGGAGGTGGAGGCCCACGTGGCGGGGAGGCTTGGCCTCCGCCCGGAGCCCGTCTCCACCCAGGTGGTCCCCCGGGACCGGCATGCCGAGGTCCTGGCGGCCCTGGCCATCCTGGGGGGGAACCTGGAGCGGGTGGCGGTGGAGCTAAGGCACCTCCAGCGCACGGAGGTCCTCGAGGTGGAGGAGCCCTTCCGGGAGGGGCAGACGGGGAGCTCCTCCATGCCCCACAAGAAAAACCCCGTGGGCCTGGAAAACCTCACCGGGGTGGCGAGGCTTCTCCGGGGCTACCTGGGGCCCGCCCTGGAGGACATCGCCCTTTGGCACGAGCGGGACATCTCCCACTCCTCTGTGGAACGGGTCATCCTCCCCGACGCCACCACCCTGGCCCACTACGCCCTGAGGCGGCTTAGGGGGATCCTCTTGGGCCTGGTGGTCCACGAGGAGAACCTATGGCGGAACCTGGACCTCACCCGGGGCCTGGTCTACTCCCAGGGGGTCCTAAACGCCCTCATCCAGAGGGGCCTCTCCCGGGACCAGGCCTACGCCATCGTCCAGCGGAACGCCCTAAGGAGCTGGGAGGAAAAGCGGCCCCTGGCCGAGCTTCTGGAGGAGGACCCGGAAAACCCCCTGAAGGGGGAGGCCCTCAAGGCCCTCTTTGACCCCGCCCCCTTCCTCCGGCACGTGGAGGCCATCTACGCCCGATTTGGCCTCTAA
- the hemA gene encoding glutamyl-tRNA reductase, with the protein MALPLYLVGLSHKTAPVEVRERAALDPLVALPVALARLGKGVVLSTCNRTELYGVGDPGRAQAFLLERGVEPRHLYRKEGVESLRHLFRVAAGLDSLVVGEAQILGQVRQALFLARKYGATESLLEKAFQSAIALGKRARSETGIGAGAVSVAYAALDLALAVYGDLGGLAVAVLGAGEMAELFLTHLKAQGVGRILVLNRTEERARALAERFGGEAYPLSALPQVLKEVDLVVASAAAPCYLVGPEDLPKRAKPLFLIDIALPRNIDPKVGRLPHAYLYNLDDLERVVEKNMAARKGEVPKVEALVEKALADYLEWYAGHRVREAIRALEERMYREVAGEFPHADPLLWHEEAGRRAHPWILAVKLGARKLLQGPPCPRDCPLLAFRLSRP; encoded by the coding sequence ATGGCCCTACCCCTCTATCTGGTGGGCCTTTCCCACAAGACCGCCCCGGTGGAGGTGCGGGAAAGGGCAGCCCTGGACCCTCTGGTGGCCCTGCCCGTGGCCCTGGCCCGTTTGGGCAAGGGGGTGGTCCTCTCCACCTGCAACCGCACGGAGCTTTACGGGGTGGGGGACCCGGGAAGGGCCCAGGCGTTTCTCCTGGAAAGGGGCGTGGAGCCCCGCCACCTCTACCGGAAGGAGGGGGTGGAGTCCCTCCGCCACCTCTTCCGGGTGGCCGCCGGGCTGGACTCCTTGGTGGTGGGCGAGGCCCAGATCCTGGGCCAGGTGCGGCAGGCCCTTTTCCTGGCCCGTAAGTACGGGGCCACGGAAAGCCTCCTGGAGAAGGCCTTCCAGTCGGCCATCGCCCTGGGCAAGCGGGCGAGGAGCGAGACGGGGATCGGGGCTGGGGCGGTGAGCGTGGCCTACGCCGCCTTGGACCTGGCCCTGGCGGTCTACGGGGACCTGGGCGGCCTGGCCGTAGCCGTGCTGGGGGCAGGGGAGATGGCGGAGCTCTTCCTTACCCACCTGAAGGCCCAGGGGGTGGGCAGGATCCTGGTGCTAAACCGCACGGAGGAGCGGGCCAGGGCCCTGGCGGAGCGCTTTGGTGGAGAGGCCTACCCCCTTTCCGCCCTGCCCCAGGTCCTAAAGGAGGTGGACCTAGTGGTGGCCTCCGCTGCCGCCCCCTGCTACCTGGTGGGCCCAGAGGACCTGCCCAAAAGGGCCAAGCCCCTCTTCCTCATAGACATCGCCCTCCCCCGGAACATTGACCCAAAGGTGGGCCGCCTCCCCCACGCCTACCTCTACAACCTGGACGACCTGGAGCGGGTGGTGGAGAAGAACATGGCGGCCAGGAAGGGGGAGGTTCCCAAGGTGGAGGCCTTGGTGGAAAAGGCCCTCGCCGACTACCTGGAGTGGTACGCGGGCCACCGGGTGCGGGAGGCCATCCGGGCCCTGGAGGAGCGGATGTACCGGGAGGTGGCCGGGGAGTTTCCCCATGCTGACCCCCTCCTCTGGCACGAGGAGGCGGGCCGCCGGGCCCACCCCTGGATCCTCGCGGTGAAGCTCGGGGCCAGGAAGCTCCTGCAGGGGCCTCCTTGCCCCAGGGACTGCCCCCTCCTGGCCTTCCGGCTCTCCCGGCCATGA
- a CDS encoding carboxymuconolactone decarboxylase family protein has protein sequence MSVRKAIWGERQEAMEKSLQEVDPDLFRYIRDFAYEEVLARPGLDLKTRELLAITALIALGSPKELATHLEGALRVGAREEEVRETILQSALFLGFPQALAAMKLFHKVLKGRGAPHEGEG, from the coding sequence ATGAGCGTGCGGAAGGCCATCTGGGGGGAGAGGCAGGAGGCCATGGAAAAGAGCCTCCAGGAGGTGGACCCTGACCTCTTCCGCTACATCCGGGACTTCGCCTACGAGGAGGTCCTGGCGAGGCCGGGGCTGGACCTGAAGACGAGGGAGCTTCTCGCCATCACCGCCCTCATCGCCCTGGGGAGCCCCAAGGAGCTCGCCACCCACCTGGAGGGGGCCCTCAGGGTGGGGGCTAGGGAAGAGGAGGTGCGGGAGACCATCCTCCAGTCCGCCCTCTTCCTGGGCTTTCCCCAGGCCTTGGCCGCCATGAAGCTCTTCCACAAGGTGCTAAAAGGCCGTGGTGCTCCTCACGAGGGGGAAGGATAG
- the ccsA gene encoding cytochrome c biogenesis protein CcsA, with amino-acid sequence MSLAGLLALGGVVGLALGLFWPRALHPGALLYLGAALADALAKGVFSGPAQPALLLGGLLTLRGESLLQRPWMAPLRRYLLFLALLLGLFALKALPHPGGELPLVLTLLHGGAFLVAYLALAVGVGAGVMGALQDLRLRQTPEKAVENAPLWSLRRLEQGYLRVGYLAATLGLGSGMAWAWGYFGSPLALDPKEVSALLGWLSLTFYFLLEERLKGFPRAGLLLLSYALLLFAFLGAPFLGSRHPSRLTF; translated from the coding sequence ATGAGCCTCGCCGGCCTTCTGGCCCTTGGGGGCGTGGTGGGCTTGGCCCTAGGCCTTTTCTGGCCCCGGGCCCTTCACCCCGGAGCCCTCCTCTACCTGGGCGCGGCTCTGGCGGACGCCCTGGCCAAGGGGGTGTTCTCCGGGCCGGCCCAGCCCGCCCTCCTTTTGGGCGGGCTCCTTACCCTCAGGGGGGAAAGCCTTCTCCAGCGGCCCTGGATGGCCCCCTTGCGCCGCTACCTCCTCTTCCTCGCCCTCCTCCTCGGCCTCTTCGCCCTCAAGGCCCTGCCCCACCCCGGGGGAGAACTCCCCCTCGTCCTCACCCTCCTCCACGGGGGAGCCTTCCTGGTGGCCTACCTGGCCCTGGCGGTAGGGGTGGGGGCGGGGGTGATGGGGGCCCTGCAGGACCTGCGCCTGCGCCAGACCCCGGAGAAGGCGGTGGAAAACGCCCCTCTCTGGAGCCTGAGGCGCCTGGAACAGGGGTACCTGCGGGTGGGGTATCTGGCCGCCACCCTGGGCCTGGGGAGCGGCATGGCCTGGGCCTGGGGGTACTTTGGGAGCCCCCTGGCCTTGGATCCCAAGGAGGTCTCCGCCCTTTTGGGTTGGCTTTCCCTGACCTTTTACTTCTTGCTAGAGGAGCGGCTTAAGGGATTTCCCCGGGCGGGGCTTCTTCTCCTTTCCTACGCCCTTCTCCTCTTCGCCTTTTTGGGGGCCCCCTTCCTGGGGTCCCGGCACCCCTCGAGGCTCACTTTCTAA
- a CDS encoding HAD family hydrolase, whose protein sequence is MIRALTFDVGNTLILASPRFWLLPFLQERGLKPQGDVRRAALEAFRFYEEHHLLARDLESALGLWREFHRRLFWGLGLGEHAEVLSQEFVENWSDPRIWPLVPGAEETLKALKERGYPLAVVSNWDASLPEILEVVGLRRYFDHLAVSALSGVAKPDPRLFQEALAALGVAPEEAVHVGDSEADLLGARGAGMRAFLFDPTGENPEALHRLPAVLDYLP, encoded by the coding sequence ATGATCCGAGCCCTCACCTTTGACGTGGGGAACACCCTGATCCTGGCGAGCCCCCGCTTCTGGCTCCTGCCCTTTTTGCAGGAACGGGGCCTTAAGCCCCAGGGGGACGTGCGGCGGGCGGCCCTCGAGGCCTTTCGCTTCTACGAGGAGCACCACCTCTTGGCCCGGGACCTGGAGAGCGCCCTGGGCCTTTGGCGGGAGTTCCACCGGAGGCTTTTTTGGGGGCTGGGCCTCGGAGAGCATGCGGAGGTCTTGAGCCAGGAGTTCGTGGAGAACTGGAGCGATCCCCGCATCTGGCCCCTGGTCCCGGGGGCCGAGGAGACCCTAAAGGCCCTCAAGGAGAGGGGCTACCCCTTGGCCGTGGTCTCTAACTGGGACGCCTCCTTGCCGGAGATCCTCGAGGTCGTGGGCCTAAGGCGCTACTTTGACCACCTCGCCGTGAGCGCCCTCTCCGGGGTGGCCAAGCCCGATCCCAGGCTCTTCCAGGAGGCCTTGGCTGCCCTGGGGGTGGCCCCGGAGGAGGCGGTGCACGTGGGGGACTCAGAGGCGGACCTCCTGGGGGCCAGGGGGGCGGGGATGCGGGCCTTCCTCTTTGACCCCACGGGGGAGAACCCCGAGGCCCTCCACCGCCTCCCTGCGGTGCTAGACTACCTCCCATGA
- a CDS encoding radical SAM protein, producing the protein MAVWGVPREVHGGGRFLIPRKDFAPAYLKAFEEGRLREKVEEALSHLASPCRVCPRGCRVNRLENAFGVCRTGRYARVASAFPHFGEEDVLRGWGGSGTIFFSWCNLRCVFCQNFEVSQMGEGEELTPKELARLMVRLQEMGCHNINLVTPEHVVPQVVEALPLAVEMGLRVPLVYNTSAYDSLESLGVLEGLVDVYMPDFKLWSPGPSRRYLLAPDYPEAARRAIAEMHRQVGELKVDEDGLAVRGVLVRHLVMPGLLEETEAILRWLAELSRDTYVNLMDQYYPAWKAKGDPRYREIGRKVGPEEMAAAWRMARSLGLWRLDRRWRGVGRVWGWA; encoded by the coding sequence ATGGCGGTCTGGGGGGTTCCGCGGGAGGTCCACGGGGGCGGGCGGTTCCTCATCCCCCGCAAGGACTTTGCCCCCGCCTACCTCAAGGCCTTTGAGGAGGGGCGCCTTCGGGAGAAGGTGGAGGAGGCCCTCTCCCACCTGGCCTCCCCCTGCCGGGTCTGCCCCCGGGGTTGCCGGGTGAACCGCCTGGAGAACGCCTTCGGCGTGTGCCGCACAGGCCGGTATGCCCGGGTGGCCAGCGCCTTCCCCCACTTCGGCGAGGAGGATGTCCTCCGGGGCTGGGGGGGCTCGGGTACCATCTTCTTCTCCTGGTGCAACCTGCGGTGCGTCTTCTGCCAGAACTTTGAGGTGAGCCAGATGGGGGAGGGGGAGGAACTCACCCCCAAGGAACTGGCCCGGCTCATGGTCCGGCTCCAGGAGATGGGCTGCCACAACATCAACCTGGTGACCCCGGAGCACGTGGTGCCCCAGGTGGTGGAGGCCCTGCCCCTGGCCGTGGAGATGGGCCTTAGGGTGCCCCTGGTCTACAACACCAGCGCCTACGACAGCCTGGAGTCCCTTGGGGTTCTGGAGGGCCTGGTGGACGTCTACATGCCGGACTTCAAGCTCTGGAGCCCGGGGCCAAGCCGCAGGTACCTCCTCGCCCCCGACTACCCCGAGGCGGCCCGCCGGGCCATCGCCGAGATGCACCGCCAGGTGGGGGAGCTCAAGGTGGACGAGGACGGCCTGGCGGTGCGGGGGGTCCTGGTGCGCCACCTGGTGATGCCGGGCCTTTTGGAGGAAACCGAGGCCATCCTCCGCTGGCTGGCGGAGCTCTCCCGGGACACCTACGTGAACCTCATGGACCAGTACTACCCCGCCTGGAAGGCCAAAGGGGACCCCCGCTACCGGGAGATCGGCCGCAAGGTGGGGCCCGAGGAGATGGCGGCGGCCTGGCGCATGGCTCGCTCCCTGGGCCTTTGGCGGCTGGACCGGCGCTGGCGGGGGGTGGGCCGTGTCTGGGGTTGGGCCTAG
- a CDS encoding uroporphyrinogen-III synthase, whose translation MVLLTRGKDRALLERLAALGIEAAEVALLEQVDLPALALLPGKLPLADWVAVTSKEGARRLLLAWERAGKPPLQVAAVGEGTAEVLREGGLPPAFVPGRATAKDLAEGFPEARGVLFVAGDLAGGDLEGGLGARGIPVERLEVYATRERVLSPGEVALLEKAQVVAFFSPSGARAFARWTPRRPKAACIGPSTAKEALGLGFPVWEAEAPGLGGLFQAILGALGP comes from the coding sequence GTGGTGCTCCTCACGAGGGGGAAGGATAGGGCGCTTTTAGAGAGGCTCGCCGCCTTGGGGATAGAGGCGGCGGAGGTGGCCCTTTTGGAGCAGGTGGACCTCCCTGCGCTGGCCCTTCTTCCGGGGAAGCTCCCCCTGGCGGACTGGGTGGCCGTGACCTCCAAGGAGGGGGCGAGGCGCCTCCTCCTCGCTTGGGAGAGGGCGGGGAAGCCCCCCCTCCAGGTGGCGGCGGTAGGGGAGGGGACGGCGGAGGTCCTGAGGGAGGGCGGGCTTCCCCCGGCCTTCGTCCCCGGCAGGGCCACGGCCAAGGACCTGGCGGAGGGCTTCCCGGAGGCCAGAGGGGTCCTCTTCGTGGCCGGGGACCTGGCGGGGGGGGACCTGGAGGGGGGCCTTGGGGCGCGGGGGATTCCCGTGGAGCGCCTGGAGGTCTACGCCACCCGGGAAAGGGTCCTTTCCCCGGGGGAAGTGGCCTTACTGGAGAAGGCGCAGGTGGTGGCCTTCTTCAGCCCCTCAGGAGCCAGGGCCTTCGCCCGCTGGACCCCTAGGCGCCCCAAGGCCGCCTGCATCGGCCCCAGCACCGCCAAGGAGGCCCTAGGGCTTGGCTTTCCAGTATGGGAGGCGGAGGCGCCAGGCCTAGGGGGGCTCTTCCAGGCCATCCTGGGGGCCCTGGGGCCCTAG